ATTTTGACGAAAATAAGAATCTAGGTTAGGAATtagatgaattaaattaagtgtAAGAAGTTTTCAAAGCTTCAAAGTGTATTACCTTCATCGGAAATGTGGCGTCCAGAAGTTTCGGTAGAAGTTTTCCGAGTATCGACCATTTTGCAACTTAATCTACCGATTAAATGTTGAACTTATTGCCGGTAGCAGTTTTCGGTGAAGTTTTCCGAGTATATTGCCGGCGATGAAATCGTATATTGCCGGCGATGATCGATGATCgatggaagatgaagatgaactATCTTCTGAGAGAAGTTTTGAGAGGAGAGAAAAAATCGCGGCGAAAAACGCGTGAGAGGAAATGTagtaaatttttgaaattttaccctaattatgaaattacaaaaatgcCCCCGAGTTGTAGTAAATTGAGTATATAATGAAGTGCGAAAATTAACCTTTGATTATCTAATCTATTCCATCAAATTCAAGATTATGTGGTCAAGATtcggtctctagttcggtctttaagagtggagttgtggttaataggactatatatatatatatatatatatatatatatagtcctattcatatattcatatataacaCCACTAAAGGATAATTGGAaaagtcggggtgttacaCCTATCCCAAAATATCTCCCTAACGCCCTCACAAAAATTTTGAAGACAGTCGAGGGCAGTCGTCTCGCCGATATGGAGGTACTCatcgaacatgtcggccgCACCTCCGTAtgccaactgcctgattgcgGCAGTGCACTTCTGTATGGGCGTGTGGccgggtttttttttttttttttgcacgaTGGGTCATTAGTTCATAGCATagacacaaaattaaacacacCCTAAAGAGTTCGAAAAAAGGCTAATagtaaattatactagtacttaatCACAAATTACGATACCAAGAAGGGGGGCGGCGACCCCGGAAGGGGCTCTGCGAGAAGTGCAGGTCGCAGCCTGGGGCAGAGTTGAGCTGGCGGAAGGGTGGTGCAACGGCGGGGAGCGAGCAATCGCATTTGGACGTGGGTTGCGGAGAGCATTAGGAGTAGCAGTAGCAGGATCACTGGCAGGATCAGGTGGAGCATTAGGAGTAGCAGTAGCAGAAGCATTAGCAGGATCATTGGCAGTAGCATGAGCATCAGCaggaggaggtggaggagtAGGACCTCATTCATCAACAATGGAGGCCGTAACTCGCGCGGCCTTGTATATCCATCCACAGGTTCCCAACATATCGTTCATGACATGGTCTTTTTTCCCAACGCATCTCTCTACACAATGCAGGAAACCAGAATACAGTGTGGGAGCAACGTTCTCCCCAAAAGAAATTAGATCTTCTTGCAATCCACCCTCGTTTTAAGAGGGCTTACACTCGCCTTTAGAGGGCTTACCTTTGCCTTTAGATAGGGCTGGGTCGATACGGTATATTGTACCGAAAATTTTGTATCGTTAttgtatcgaaaatatcgatataaaAGAATTCCATATCATTaacgtatcgaaagtttcggtatatcgtaccgaacttcggtatacctttTGGAACGGTATATCTAAATTAAATGgatatctatttatgattttagggtttccaataaatattttttttaatatataattaaattaaatggatatcaatttatgattttgaacttttaatcttaaaaaaagtatattattattataatcagTATAAACGGTATGTATCGATAATTCAATACGTATTGATTTTCGAtatatttcggtataccgataatatcgatatatatcatatattcGATATATAAAGGCATACCGCgatataagaaaatttatatcgttatcgtatcgaaaacttacgatacggtATTGTATCGTACCAAAAATTTTGGTATgccaaaaattcaatatttttttatatttttcaatacgatacgatcGATATACcattttttcggtatattTATCCAACCCTACCTTTAGAGGGCTTGAGCTTTAAGACAAATAAAAACCAGAACACTATTCCAAGTAATATCACATAGGTACAATGAGACACTATCCTCCAAAAGAAAAGCCAACATACCCGACTCTTCATCTCTTTCTCCATCGCCGAGACGTTATTATAAGCAGAAGTCCACTGAGTAGAGAGCAGGCCCAAGTCTAGAGAGCCTGCTCGGtaggggtggcgaaacgggtacccgcacccgatttCAGCCAGAATATAAGTCCCGATACCCGTCCCACATTTCATCGGGTATCCCGTACCCGACACTGcgggtacccgatcccgaGACTATACCCGAAActgcattttttaaatatatgtgtGTCATTATGATGcgtatataatatatatgtgtgtacctatatgtgtgtgtgtaccTACCtgtatatgtgtgtgtacTCTTattcatcatcaacatcaagtATTGTTACattaatacatataaatatagtattatatacGGGTGTGCCGTTACATTAATATGTGTGGAGCAATGAAGGTGGTGGGTGAAATGTGCAGTGAGTAGacgaaataaaattagaagtGAAATTGGAAAAGAGGTCAGAGGAGATTGGAATTTAGAGAATATAGTTTATtggatattaaatatttaaaactaattaataaaaattaaaaatttgaaaaccttAATTGTGAAAAAGTCGGGTATTCTCGGGTttatcgggtatacccgctcaggtatcgggtatacccgatacccgcaaaattctaaaatacaCAACCCGACCCCGCCCCGTTTCCCGCAATCATCAGGCGGcgggtacccgatacccgatggGTATCGGGTCGGGATAAGAATTATCCgttacccgctacccgtttcgccacccctaCTGATCGGGCTCTCTCTGGGATGTTGTCCAAGACTCTGCTCAGGAACACGGCAAGACCACCGCAATTTGCGTCCTGGCATAAGTCGCCGGTGAGGCGACTTTGAATAAGATTTCTTCCTACCATTGTGATCTCCTTTAGGCATGTCAGCTTGTCGTCTCCATTCAGTTGTTGCACCCGTAGCACGATTTCATCATCAGTGTTGATATTGAACCTCAAAACGTTCAAAAGCCTCCGGAAAGGTGAAAACGATTTCTGGCAAGAGATCCATTGCTCAAGCAATGGTATGAACTTAGCTGCCATTACACTACTAGAAAATTGGCTTCTCACTACACTTTTTTAGTCACACTTTATAGAAGGTGCCAGCATAGATGTACTATCTATACACGAGCTTTTCACTACACGTATATCATATATTGTTACTGTACCTCAAAATAAATGCGATATAAAAACTCATTTCATGACACTTCTATTTATgacaattttaaaatgcaaacaatccttaacaaataaaaagaaattagaaaCGTACATACACACACACCGCACTTCACACGTACACACACCGCGACACACGCACACCCACAACCCTCCGCCGACGTCACCGCGCCTCCTGCGACCGCTGCCCTCCACCGAACAACGTGGAAGCCCTTctttctctcctatttttcAACACCTCTATCCCCCTCCATACCCACACATACGTTCATCTGCAACTGCTATCCGGTCGATTTTGCCGCCGCCGTCACTGGACTCCGACATCTCTCGAATATTCTTGTCTATCCTCTATGTAAGTAACCTTCCACACCTCTTATTCATCAAATTTCGGattcaaattgaatttagGGTTTGTGTTCAATTTCTCCCCCAATTCGaatttaagtaaaattagTTTGAAATCTCACATGTGTTCCTTGATTTTATGAGTGAAGCAACAGTTGTGAAGaaatgtttgtgtttgtgcagTCGTGCTTTAAAAGTTCTTGGTGCTAttgttttttgattttttcaaatttggagTTGTTTCTCACCGTTACTGTGGAATCATGTATGTGTTTGGAGCTAAGTAGGTTGTATTTGCTTTGTTTTCGTTTGCAGGATATGAAACACATGAGAGCATGCTATGATGGATTACTTTCTGCTGCAACAAATAATGCTTATGGTACTAAATTTTCTTATGTTTGTTTGCTAATTAATTCACATTCTCTTTTGGGATCGGAAAAGCTAGATTTTTTTATAGGTAGTGGTTTATCATACTCTGGATTATCTTGCTTGGTAGTTTTTCAtgttttggttttgaattCTGAAagctatatttttatatgtttgtaAGTTTGTTTGCTAGTTAATTCAGCAGCAGTCATAATTTTTGCTAATTGAGCTGAGATGCTTTGATCCTCTTGTCTATAGCTCTTCTACATTTTGCAATTAGGGATCTTTAAACGAGTTCATATATTCCTTGTCCGgaacttcattttatttgcacCACCACATTTTTTTCACCCAAGAGAAATTTCTGAAAGCtacaatttgtttttgttggtAGATTACTAAATTATTTGACATCTTCttgttgaattattattatgaattattctCTATTGTAACTTGGATATCATTAGTGATTGTCCTAAATTggtattttctcatttatagAAATTACCCTATGTTAATGGCAACATAGAAAGTTGCCCTGCTCTGGCAGTTGGCTGTACAGCAGTACTTAAACCATCAAAATTAGCATCcatgtaagtttttttttttcaatattcatTCCTTCAGCTActgtttttatatttgtatgatGTTTGTTTTCCCCTACTTGGTAACTTCAGCACATGTTTGGAGTTGGCTGAAGTGTGTCGAGATGTGGGTCTTCTATCTGGTGTTCTCAACTTTTTGACAGGCTATGCTCCTTTGGTTTCACATCCTGATGTAGACAAGGTCAGTCGCGACCTTCCGTTCTGTTTTTCAGttccttatttttcttttgagttgGATGTTTTCCAACTGAGATGTCGACGGTGGGAGGAGCTTGGAGTTCTCGCTGAAGAAGGGGGGTCTCCACTAGCGACGGGGGGTGGCCTTCGTTGAAAAGAGAAGATCGAAGATCGGAGGAGGAAACACAGTGATTAACATTATATAATGTTTAGTGCTAGTAATATTTGTTTAGTTTTAAGTAAAAGACAATCATACTTatgtttagtttttgtttaaacatattatattttttttagtatcaTTTGATACTTTggatattaatatttttgctattttatttgaatgagtattaaattttgtcgtatgattaatagtaatttaatgaattttgtgcattgaaagtcaaaatgtaaattataagtattcaaagaatctaaatataaattatagaaatatGTAGGtggaaaagtaaaatataaaaaaatgtagagTAAATtgtaataatcaaaattaatggggtattttgtaaattttcgTCCAAAAGTTAGTGTagtttaagaaataataatgtggCATTTTAAAGTGACATCACACGTCATGTTTCATGGCACTTTTGAAGTGCAGTAATACACTATCTATCTTTACACATAACCTGTTAATACGTCTACCAATAATGCACTTGCATCAAGTGCCATAAAAGATTAAGTGTAACAACAATAGTTTTGTAATGGCTGTTTTAAGTGACATAAAATACCAATTTTCTAGTAGTGTTATATTTGATACATATATTACTCAACTTAGCCATGAATCTAGTGGAGATTGATATTTCCTTGTTTAGCAAAAATTACTTAAAAGATCATATTCAGCATGGAGATATTGGGTCGCAAAGAAACGACaaagagagaggagaggacGTGTGGTCGGGTTTACCTACCGCATCCTCCCTCATCCTAAAATACTCATATCGACGCTCTAAAGCATCCACGGTACGCAGAAATagcggacgatgcatcctaaAATGTC
The genomic region above belongs to Salvia hispanica cultivar TCC Black 2014 chromosome 3, UniMelb_Shisp_WGS_1.0, whole genome shotgun sequence and contains:
- the LOC125209599 gene encoding uncharacterized protein LOC125209599, with translation MAAKFIPLLEQWISCQKSFSPFRRLLNVLRFNINTDDEIVLRVQQLNGDDKLTCLKEITMVGRNLIQSRLTGDLCQDANCGGLAVFLSRVLDNIPERARSVGVAKRVAGPTPPPPPADAHATANDPANASATATPNAPPDPASDPATATPNALRNPRPNAIARSPPLHHPSASSTLPQAATCTSRRAPSGVAAPLLGIVICD
- the LOC125212376 gene encoding aminoaldehyde dehydrogenase BADH-like, whose amino-acid sequence is MMDYFLLQQIMLMKLPYVNGNIESCPALAVGCTAVLKPSKLASITCLELAEVCRDVGLLSGVLNFLTGYAPLVSHPDVDKVSRDLPFCFSVPYFSFELDVFQLRCRRWEELGVLAEEGGSPLATGGGLR